The Acidaminococcus fermentans DSM 20731 sequence GTGTACGACCGGCTGAAGAAGCAGGTGGAACTGTTCGACAATGACAGCAGCCACGGGTCCAAGATCCTGAAAAGCACCACCGGAAGCCTGGACGATCCGGCCATCAAGGAAGCCATCGGGGAAGCCAATCTGCAGAATCTGATGGACGATATCGAACTGCTGGATATGGCCGGGGATGAATTCGACCTGGCCAAAGTGGATGCCGGGGAACTGACTCCCATGTTCTTCGGGTCTGCCATGACCAACTTCGGGGTCCGGAGCTTCCTGGAAAAATTTCTGGAATTGTCTCCGGAACCCCAGCCCCGGAAACTGAAGGACGGGGGCGTGGTGAATCCCTCCGATGAAGACTTCACGGCATTCATCTTCAAGATCCAGGCCAACATGAACCCGGCTCACCGGGACCGGATCTCCTTTATGCGGATCTGTTCCGGGGTGTTCGAAAAGGGCATGACCGTATGGCATGTCCAGGGACAGAAACCGGTGAAACTGGCCCAGCCCCAGCAGTTCATGGCCCAGGAACGGACCACGGTGGAAAAAGCCTATCCGGGGGACATCATCGGGGTGTTCGATCCGGGGATCTTCACCATCGGGGATACCCTGTGCAACGAGAAGCATCCGGTGCAGTTTGAGGATTTCCCCATTTTCCCGCCGGAAATCTTTGCGAAGGTCCAGCCCAAGGATTCCATGAAACGGAAGCAGTTTGAAAAGGGCATTGTCCAACTGGCCCAGGAAGGGGCCATCCAGGTGTTCAAACAGAAGGACATCGGGATGGAAAGCTTCGTGGTAGGGGTCGTCGGGGTGCTGCAGCTGGAAGTGCTGGAATACCGTCTGCTGAACGAATACAATGCCAAGCTGCTGCTGGAGCAGCTGCCGTATTCCGTGGCCCGGTGGGTCTATGCGGATGATCCGGAACTGATCCGGAACATCAAGGGCCTGGACAACGGGATGCTGGTGTATGACAAGCTGGGACGGCCGGTGGTGCTGGTATCCAATGAATGGAACCTGAACTGGATCCTGGAACGGAACCCGGGGATCAACTTCACTCAGGTGCCCAGCGAAGCACGGGCAATCTAAGGAAAAAGGAGGGAATCTGCTTGAAGCAGGTTCCTGTGAAGGGAAACGCAGCTGGTGCTGCTGACCTGCCACCAGCCTTGCGGCTGGTCCCCCGCCCTTGTAAAGGGCGGATATAGCGAGGTGGACGTATGGATAACAAGAAACCTGCCATGGACATCCTGGGAGTGCCGGTGACTCCTTTTTCTATGGCGGAAGCCGTGGCCTGGCTGATGGCCCGGGTGGAGCAGGAACTGCCCACCCAGGTGGTCACCGCCAATGCGGAAATCATCATGATGGCCCAGCAGATGCCGGCCTACCGGGCGCTTCTCCAGAAGACGGACCTGATCCTGGCGGACGGGGCCGGTACGGTCTGGGCCGGGCGGACCCTGGGGAACCAGGTGCCGGAACGGGTGGCCGGATTTGACCTGTTCCTGGAGCTGCTGAAGGACGGGGCACACCGGGGAACGAAATTCTTCCTGTTCGGTGCGGCACCGGGGATTGCGGAAGCGGCAGCAGCCAAGGCCCGGGAAATCGCTCCGGGAGTGCAGATCGTGGGCACCCGGAACGGATATTTCACCAAAGCCGATGAACCGGAAATCCTCCGGCAGATCAATGAAAGCGACGCCCAGGTGCTGTTTGCGGCCCTGGGAGCTCCCAAACAGGAATTCTGGCTGGAAGAACACCGGGATGCCCTGAAACCGGCCCTGCGGGTGGGCCTGGGAGGCAGCTTCGATGTGCTGGCCGGGAAAATGGAACGGGCCCCAAAATGGATGCAGGAAGCCTCCCTGGAATGGCTGTTCCGGCTGTACAAACAGCCCAGCCGTCTGGGACGGATGATGGCGCTGCCGAAATTTGTGGTGAAGGTGCTGGAAGCCAAACACAGGGAAAAATAAAAGGGACGGTGCTCCACCGTTTTTTGCAGTACATCTTTGGACAAAGAAACTGAGATAAGGTATAATGAAACGATGGGTGGAGGTGAAGTTGTGACGAAATATAAATATTATATTGTCAAAGAAGGATATCCCTTTATCGGGACCATGCTGGCCGTGGCGGTATTGGCCGGATATCTGGCCGGACCGGTGTTTGCGGTACCTCCGGTGGTCCTGATGATCTATTTTGTCTACTTCTTCCGGAACCGGGTGCTGGATGTGAAGCAGGATCCCAATATCCTGTATTCTCCGGCGGACGGTACGGTGATGGGAGTGGAAGAGATTTTTGATAAAGAATTCCTGAACGAACCGGCCAAGAAAGTCACCATTTTCCTTTCCGTATTCAATGTGCACACCAACCGGGCTCCCATGACGGGGCTGATCAAGTACATGCGGTATACCTGCGGGGGATATGAACCGGCGTTCAGGGATTCGGCCCCCATTGTGAACGAACGGATGGCCATCGGCCTGGACAACGGCAGCAACCGGATCCTGGTGATCCAGATTGCCGGGATCCTGGCCCGGCGGATCGTTTCCTGGACCAGCCTGGGCAGCCGTCTGAAGCAGGGGGAATGTTACGGCATGATCAAGTTCGGTTCCTGTACGGAACTGGTGGTTCCCCGTTCTGTGGAAATCCTGGTCCGCAAGGGCGACAAGGTACAGGGCGGTATCAGTATCATCGGGAGGCAGAAAGCAGAATGAACTACAAACGCATGGTACCCAACAGCATCAGCGGCCTGAGCCAGATGCTGGGGCTGATCTCCATCTATCTGTCCATGGAAAAGGATTTTTCCCTGGCAGCCATTTTCATCATCCTGGCCATCCTGGCTGATTCCTGTGACGGGCGGGCTGCCCGGGCTCTGGGGGTCAGCGGACCTTTCGGGGTGGAGATGGATTCTCTCTGTGATGTGTGTTCTTTCGGCATGGCACCGTCGGTGCTGATCTACACCTATTCCCTCCATCAGCTGGGGGTGGCCGGGATGATCATTTCCGGTCTGTTTGCCTTTGGGGCGGCCATGCGGCTGGCCCGGTTCAACGTGAACGTATCTGCCATCCACGGGTATTTCCAGGGGATGCCAGCCCCGGCGGGAGCCTGCGTCATCGTGACCTTTGTGCTGGGTGGCATGCAGATCAGCCCGGTGCTGACGGCCCTGTTGACGGTGGCGGTAGCCTGCCTGATGTACAGCGATGTGAAGTATCCGGATTTCAAGGGCCATGGGAATCCTCTGTTCCGGGTGCCGGTGATCCTTGCCTTCATCCTGGGAGCCCTGGTGCTGTACAGTGATGTGAAAGCCTGGCCTTTTGTGATTATGTTTACCTATACCCTGTGCGGGGTGCTCAATGCTGTGTATGTGAAAGTGACGGGGAAACAGGCCGTCTTTAAGTAAGAGGAGGAAGCTGGAAGTTTTATGAGCACGTATTTTGACATCATTATGGTTCCCCTCCAAGTGCTGATTGTCTTTTTCACCATCTACTATTTCGTCATTTCTCTGTTTGGCATTCTGCCCCGGAAAAAAGAAAAGAAGATCCTGACCCCCAAAACCACTTTTGCTGTGATCGTAGCGGCCCACAATGAGGAAAAAGTCATCGGCGAGCTGGTGGAGAACCTCCATATGCTCCGGTATCCGGATGAACTGTACGATATCTTCGTCATTGCGGACAACTGCAAGGACCATACGGCGGAGGTGGCCCGGAAAGCCGGGGCTCTCGTGTACGAGCGGTTCAATCAGGAAGAGGTGGGCAAGGGGTTTGCCCTGGAATGGATGTTCCGCCAGCTGTTTGCTCTGGATCGGCAGTATGATGCAGTGGCCATTTTTGATGCGGACAACCTGGTGCATCCGGATTTCCTGAAGGAAATGAACAACCGGTTCTGCAAGGGCGAGCGGCTGATCCAGGGGTATCTGGATGTGAAGAACCCCAACGACAGCTGGGTCAGCGGGACCTTTGCCATCAACTTCTGGATTGTGAACCATGTATGGCATCTGGCCAAGTACACCATCGGGCTGTCCAGTGTGTTCGGAGGCACGGGCATGGTGATTGCCACGGAAGTGCTGAAGAAGTATGGCTGGAAGGCCACCTGTCTCACGGAAGACATGGAATTCACCATGAAGTGCCTGCTGGAAGGCATTCCCACCACCTGGTGCCAGGATGCCATCATCTACGACGAAAAGCCCCAGACCTTCAAGGCTTCCTGGAACCAGCGGAAGCGGTGGGCCCAGGGCCAGTTCGACGTGGCGGGCCGGTATATGTGGAAGCTGCTGAAGGAAGGGATCCGGAAACGGGACATTGTGATCCTGGATGGGGTCATCGATGTGTTCCAGCCTTATTTCATGCTGATTTCCACCTTCTTCGTGCTCTGCAGCACCATCTACAACTTCGTTCCTTTCTATACCAATGTGCTGTATGCCCTGCTGCCCTACCATGTGTGGCAGGTAATCGGGGTGGCCCAGTATGCCATTCCCGCCATCATCCTGTTCAAGATCAATGCGGCGCCCAAGTCCTGGTTCTACACCCTGTTCTATCCGCTGCTGCTGTACAGCTGGGTGCCCATTACCATCCTGGGCTTCTTCCACCGGCATGAGCATGTGTGGAGCCACACCATCCACACCCGGAGCATCAGTTTCAACGATGTGCTGGTGCCGGAAAGCGCGGAAACCGGACCGAAGCAGATTATTTTGCCGAAAGAGAAGAGATAAGAGTTGTCAGTGACCCATGGAAATCAATTTTGCAAATTAATTTTGAAACAGCATAACCCGTAGGGGGCGCAGGCCCGGCGCCCCGCAAAACACATGGTCAACTGCTGATTTGGCGGGCGGCCGGGCCTGTCGCCCCTACGGAAACGATTTATATAACGGTTGCCGTTGACAGCTGACCGTTGACGGAGCTGTTGCATGGGCAACAGCTCTTTTTTTTGTACCATAGTTGACAAAATCAGTGGGAATGGATATAATGACAATGTAAACAAAATAGTTCCGGTAGGCCAGGCTCCTACAGGGATATGGACTGCTGCCGCAACAGGATGGAGACATCCCGCGTAGGTCTGAACAGGCTGCGTCAAACAAGAAGGCGCCGCATAATGCAGTTTCACCGCCCTGTAGAGTTAAAGCTCGTACGGTGGCAGTGGGATTGGTTTCCATTGAAGAATATTTGTATTTTCTGCCGTTCGGGTATGCCCCGGACGGCTGTTTTGTTATGTGAATCTCAGTCCTCGAAAGGTGGTGGCAAAACATGGACGGCACAAGTGGAGGCAGTCATCCTCACAGTTTGGGCAGCGGAATATCCACAGACTGGCGATGCCGGTCCGGTTTTGCTGCGCGGTTTTGAGCTGACAGCCTCTTAAAGAGGGGGAACGGCCCCCGGAATTCTTTAGGAGGATATCATGAAAAAAGAGAATATGAACAAAAAAATCCAGGCAGCAGCCCAGGTCGCCCAGGCAAAGCTCCAGCAGGCTGCCGCCCTGGATGTGAATGGGGTGCTGGCCCGGTACGGAGCCAGCCTCACCGGGCTGACGGAAGCCCAGGTGGAAGATTCCCGGGAAAAATTCGGCGCCAACCGGGTGACCCGGGAGAAGAAAAAGAGCCTGGCCGCCCGGCTGATCCAGGCTTTTGTGAATCCCTTTACGGTGATCCTGTTTGTCCTGGCCGGGGTATCCACGGTAACGGACATCATCCTGCCCCTGAAGCAGGGGGATATGGACAGCTTCAATCCGGTGACGGTGATCATCATCCTGACCCTGCTGCTGATTTCCGGGGTCCTGCGGTTTGTCCAGGAAACCCGCAGCGGGGATGCGGCGGCCAAGCTGCTGGAACTGATCACCACCACCTGCACGGTAATCCGTGAGGGGGGCAAAAAACAGGAAATCCCTCTCCAGGACGTGACGGTGGGGGATCTGGTGTTCCTGTCCACCGGGGATATGGTGCCGGCGGATCTGCGGATTTTGGAAGCCAAGGACTTGTTTGTGAGCCAGTCGGCCCTTACCGGGGAAAGCGCTCCCCAGGAAAAGGTGTCCCAGGCGGTACAGGACAGCGAAAAGAAAGCCGTGACGGAACTGGCCAACCTGGCCTTTATGGGCACCAATGTAATTTCCGGGTCCGCCACCGGTCTGGTGCTGGGAGTGGGGGACCATACCCTGTTCGGGAGTATGGCCAGTTCCATGGCCCAGGAAGCTCCGGAAACCAACTTCACCAAGGGCGTCAATTCGGTGTCCTGGGTGCTGATCCGGTTCATGATGGCCATGGTGCCCCTGGTATTCTTCATCAACGGCATCACCAAGGGGGACTGGGTGGCAGCCTTCCTGTTTGCCATTTCCGTGGCGGTGGGTCTGACTCCGGAAATGCTGCCCATGATCGTCACCACCTGCCTGGCCAAAGGGGCCGTTTCCATGTCGGAGAAAAAGACGGTGGTGAAAAGCCTGAACTCCATCCAGAGCTTCGGGGCCATGGATGTACTGTGCACGGACAAGACCGGTACCCTGACCCAGGACAAGGTGGTGTTGGAATACCATCTGGATGCCAACGGGCGCCCCAGCCAGCGGGTGCTCCGGTATGCCTATCTGAACAGTTATTTCCAGACCGGGTACAAGAATTTCATGGACCGGGCCATTATCCAGAAAACGGAAGAAGAGGAAAATGCGGATCCCCGGCTGGTGGATCTGTCGGAAAACTACCGGAAGGTGGATGAGGTCCCCTTTGATTTTGCCCGGAGGAGACTGTCGGTGGTGGTCATCGATCCCAAAGGCCGTACCCAGATGATCACCAAGGGGGCTGTGGAAGAAATGCTGGGGATCTGCTCCCAGGTGGAACAGGAAAATGGTCCGGTGGCCCTGACGGAAGACCTGCGGAAACGGATCTGCCAGGTGGCGGACCAGCTGAACGACGAGGGGATGCGGGTGATTGCCCTGGCCCGGAAAATCAATCCTTCTCCGGTGGGGGCGTTCGGTACCAAAGATGAACGGGACATGGTGCTTATGGGCTATCTGGCCTTCCTGGATCCGCCCAAGGAAACGGCGGCCAAAGCCATTGAGGCCCTGAAGGACCACGGAGTCACCACCAAGGTGCTGACCGGGGACAACGAAAAGACCACCCGGTGCATCTGCCGTCAGGTGGGGCTGCCGGTGGAGCACATCCTGCTGGGCAGCGATCTGGAAGCCATGGACCGGAAGCAGCTGGAAGCGGAAGTGGAACGGACCACGGTGTTTGCCAAGCTGTCTCCGGACCAGAAGGCCCGGGTGGTGGAAGCCCTTCAGGCAAAAGGCCATACGGTGGGTTTCATGGGGGATGGGATCAATGATGCCCCGGCTCTCAAAATGGCGGATATCGGGATCTCTGTGGACAGTGCCGTGGACGTTGCCAAGGAAAGTGCGGATATCATCCTGCTGGAAAAGAGTCTGATGGTGCTGGAAGAAGGGATCGTGGAGGGCCGGAAAACTTATGCCAACATGATCAAATACATCAAGATGACCGCGTCTTCCAACTTCGGGAACATGTTTTCGGTGCTGGCGGCCAGTGCCCTGCTGCCTTTCCTGCCCATGAGCAGCCTCCAGCTGCTGGTCCTGAACCTGCTGTATGAAATTTCCTGCATTGCCATTCCCTGGGACAATGTGGATGAGGATTACCTGAAGGTGCCCCGGAACTGGGAGGCCTCCAGCATCGGCAGCTTCATGCTGTGGCTGGGGCCCACCAGTTCGGTGTTCGACTGGGTTACCTACCTGGTGCTGTATTTCGTGATCTGTCCCCAGGTGCTGTCCGGGGGACTTACCTACAATCATATTGCTGCCGACGCAGTGGTGGGCCAGGGGCCTTTTGCGGGGATGAACCTGCGGGATGCCTATGAGGCTCTGTTCCAGGCGGGATGGTTCGTGGAATCCATGTGGACCCAGACCCTGGTGATCCATATGCTCCGGACCCCCAAACTGCCCTTTATCCAGAGCCATGCCTCGGCCATGCTGACGGCGCTTACCTGCACGGGAATCGCCCTGTGCACCCTGCTGCCCTTTACCGGCAGCCTGGGAAGGGATCTGGGGTTCCTGCCTCTGCCGGGATGGTATTTCGGGTTCCTGGCCCTGGTGATCGCAGGGTATATGCTGCTGACCACCAGCATCAAAAAAGCCTACATCCGGCATTACGGGAGCCTGCTTTGAGGGCTGCCTCAGGGCAGCGTTTCTTTTCAGGAAACCCGCCAGAGGCAGGTTCCTTCCAAAACGACGAACGACGAACGATCATACCCGAAAGGAGTGATTGCCATGATGATGGAACTGATGAACGTGGAACCGCTGTTCTGGATCGGCATGGGTGCGGTGGCGGCTGTGATCTGCCTGATGCAGGCCGTCTGCTGGACCCGGACACCGAAAATGCGGAGAAATGAATGAAAATGGGTTAACCCCTGTTTCCCCTTTTTGCTGATTGTGCTACAATGAACCGGTATGCAGGTCACATGACTTGACAATCAATGACGAGGAGCGGGAAAAATGGAATATACGGAAACGGAGCAGATGGTAGCAGATCAGGAGGAAACCGGAGCCCTGGAAATCCGGCGGCTGACTTTTACGGAAGCCGTGATGCTGGTGGTGGGAGCCACCATTGGTTCCGGGGTGCTGGGACTGGCCTATGCCAGCCGGAAGGCCGGGTGGCCGGTGCTGCTGACCTGGCTTCTGGCTGCCGGTTTCCTTTCGGTGGCCTCCATGCTCTATGTGGCGGAAACGGCCCTGCGCACCCGGCGGCCCCTGCAGCTTTCCGGGCTGGCGGAAAAATATGTGGGGAAGACCGGATCCTGGCTGATCTTCTTTTCCGTGGGAGCCACCAGTTTCTGCAGCCTGATCGCCTATATCACCGGCTGCGGGAAGATCCTCAGCACTTTTCTGGGTATTCCCCTGGAAGAGGCCAGCCTGCTGTTTTCCGTGGGGGCCACTGCCGTGGTCTGGCTGGGCCTGAAGGTTACCGGGGCGGCGGAGAAGTACCTGGGGCTGGGGATGATCCTGATGCTGCTCCTGCTGGTGGGGGCTTCCTTCCTCAGGGCACGGGTTCCCATGGAAGAGATCCTCTATGCTCACTGGTCCTGGGGCATCCCGGTATTCAACATTGCGGTGTTCTGCTATGCGGTCCAGTATATTGTGCCGGAACTGGCCCGGGGATTCCGGGACCGGCCGGACAAACTGGTGCCGGCCATCCTGGGCGGCACGGGAATCTCTTTCCTGATCCTGGCCCTGGTGCCCCTGGCGGTATTCCTGATGCTGCCCGGGGAGGAAATCACGGAAGTGGCCTCCCTTTCCTGGGGACGGGCCCTGAAAAATCCCCTGTTCTATCTGTTGGTGAATTTCTTTGCCTTCTGTGCCATGCTCACTTCTTTCTGGGCCATTGCAGAAAGCTTCCTTACCAACTGCATCGAGCGGATGGGCTTCCGGTCGGAACGGGATATCCGGAGCCGGGCTCTGTGCCTGGTCTTTATTGTGGTCCCGCCCATCTTTCTGGCCAGCAGCGGTCTGGTGGGGTTTGTGAATGCCATTTTCAGCGCCGGGACCTTCGGGGGCATCATCATGTCCGTGCTGCCGGTGTTCATGGTCCGGAGTGCCCGGAAGAGGGGGGACCAGGAACCCTGCTGGCAGTGCGGATGGCTGGCCGCCCGTCCGGTACAGGGCCTGGTGCTGACCGTGTTCCTGGGCTCCGGCATCTACGCCCTGCTGAGCATGGCCGGGATGCTGCCGAAGGGGTGGTAAAAGGGGGCGTGAAAAATTCACACCCCAGGTCGCGGGCCTCGGGTCACGGGCCGCGAGCCTGGACGTTTAACCCGTTTGTTCTTTCTCTACAGAATGATAAGGTAATATACACTGGGATCTGCAAAACGGGATTTTCGGCCTGCACCAACAAGCCCGCGATTCACGACCCGCGACCAAAAAAGGGGGTGTGAAAAAATGCTTTTTCACACCCCGTCACTAGTCTCTAGTCACTAGCCGATGGAAGCCAGCTGACGCAAGCGAAATAAAGGCGCTGTGGATGATTTTTTCACAGCGCCTTTTTCCATTCAATTCCTATTCTTTTCTTCCACCAGTTCGCCCGCTTCTTCTTCCTGCTGATCTTCTTCATCTTTCCCTACGCAGTAGGAAGCGAAAAGGGAACCGGATACGTTGTGCCATACGGAGAAGATGGCTCCGGCGATGCCCCCGGCCGCGGTGAAGTACATCAGGGCCAGGGTGGAGGCCAGACCGGAATTCTGCATGCCCACTTCAATGGTCATGGCCCGGCACTGGGCTTTGTCCAGCCCGAAATGGCGGGCGCAGAATCCTCCCAGCAGCATCCCGCACAGGTTGTGGAGGATCACCACACAGAGGATCACCAGTCCGTTGTCCACAATGGCCCGTCCGGACATGGATACCACGCAGCCCACGGTGAGGATCACCACCAGGGCGGAGAGCATGGGCATCACCCGGATGATCCGGCTGACCTGACGGGGAAAGAAAGCGTTCATCCCGATTCCCAGGATCAGGGGCAGCAGCACCATCTTGACAATGGAAAGCATCATGGACACAAAGTCGATGTCCACCCAGGTGCCGGCAATGAGCCACACCAGGAAGGGGGTCACAAAGGGCGCCAGCAGGGTGTTCACCATGGTCATGGAAACGGACAGGGCCACATCCGCATGGGCAATGTAGGAGATTACATTGGAAGCGGTGCCGCCCGGACAGCAGCCCACCAGCACAACCCCAATGGCGATGGCGGGAGGGAGCCGGAACAGATGGATCAGCCCGAAGGCCACGGCGGGCATGATGGTGAACTGGAGCAGGGTCCCGATGGCCACGTTCTTCGGCTGCCGGAACACATTCCGGAAATCATCCGGGGTCAGGCTCATGCCCATGCCGAACATGATGATGCCCAGGAAGGTGGGGATCTGGGGGGCCAGAGGCTTCATGAGCCCCGGCTCCAGGATCCCCAGGAATCCGATGAGCACCACCCCGATGGACATGTAACGGGTGCAGAAGCGTACGATTGCATCCAGCATGGAATCAGCCCTCCAGCACCACATTGTCGATGAGACGGGTGGTGCCGAATTTTACGGCCACGGCCAGCAGCACACGGCCGTCAATGGGTCCGGTGACTTCCGTCAGGCCGGGCATGCCGTACAGTTCCACGTAATCGATGTTGCTCATGGGTTCGGTCCTGATTTCCGCCGTTACCTGGTCCACCAGTTTCCGGGGATCCCTTTCGCCGGCGGCAAAGGCTTCTTTTGCATGCTTCAGGCTCCGGGAAAGGATCAGGGCAGCCTTCCGTTCTTCCGGAGACAGGTAGACGTTCCGGGAACTTTTGGCCAGTCCGTCGGATTCCCGAACGATAGGCATAATACGGAGTTCCACGTTCATAAACAAGTCTTCCACCATCCGGCGGAGGACTTCCGTCTGCTGGGCATCTTTCAGCCCGAAATAGGCCCGGTCGGCCTGGGAGAGATTGAACAGCTTGGTGCATACCGTTGCCACACCCCGGAAATGGATGGGGCGTGTGCGGCCGCAAAGAACTTTGGTGATATTGCCCGTCACTTCCACCCAGGTCATATCCTTGTGGGGATACATTTCAGCCGGCGAAGGGGCAAAGATGGCCGTGGCACCGGCGGCTTCCGCGACTTTTTCGTCTGCGGCCAGCTTCCGGGGATAGGCATCATAGTCTTCGCTGGGGCCGAACTGGGTGGGGTTCACAAAGTCGCTGACGATGACCACGTCATTTTCTTTGGCAGCGGCTTTGATCAGAGAGGCATGCCCTTCGTGGAGGGCGCCCATGGTGGGCACCAGGCCGATGGTTTTGCCTTCTTTTTTGGCAGTGCGGACAAAGTCCTTCAGATCTTTTACGGTACGGAACAGTTGCATAATGACAACACCTTTCGGTGAAAGTCCTGGAATATCCAGTACCCATAAGAGAGAGGGGCACCTTGCCGTCCCAGTCTTTCGATATGTTTTGGTTCCGATTCCGAAGGGATCCTGACCAGGGAAACCCATGGCCTGTGCGCACGGTCCAGCATCGGGAAACCGTTTTATTGGATGGAACCCTAAATTTATCTCCTGCCAGAAGTTCCATCATTCGGGT is a genomic window containing:
- a CDS encoding aromatic amino acid transport family protein, with translation MEYTETEQMVADQEETGALEIRRLTFTEAVMLVVGATIGSGVLGLAYASRKAGWPVLLTWLLAAGFLSVASMLYVAETALRTRRPLQLSGLAEKYVGKTGSWLIFFSVGATSFCSLIAYITGCGKILSTFLGIPLEEASLLFSVGATAVVWLGLKVTGAAEKYLGLGMILMLLLLVGASFLRARVPMEEILYAHWSWGIPVFNIAVFCYAVQYIVPELARGFRDRPDKLVPAILGGTGISFLILALVPLAVFLMLPGEEITEVASLSWGRALKNPLFYLLVNFFAFCAMLTSFWAIAESFLTNCIERMGFRSERDIRSRALCLVFIVVPPIFLASSGLVGFVNAIFSAGTFGGIIMSVLPVFMVRSARKRGDQEPCWQCGWLAARPVQGLVLTVFLGSGIYALLSMAGMLPKGW
- the pssA gene encoding CDP-diacylglycerol--serine O-phosphatidyltransferase — encoded protein: MNYKRMVPNSISGLSQMLGLISIYLSMEKDFSLAAIFIILAILADSCDGRAARALGVSGPFGVEMDSLCDVCSFGMAPSVLIYTYSLHQLGVAGMIISGLFAFGAAMRLARFNVNVSAIHGYFQGMPAPAGACVIVTFVLGGMQISPVLTALLTVAVACLMYSDVKYPDFKGHGNPLFRVPVILAFILGALVLYSDVKAWPFVIMFTYTLCGVLNAVYVKVTGKQAVFK
- a CDS encoding bile acid:sodium symporter family protein, whose product is MLDAIVRFCTRYMSIGVVLIGFLGILEPGLMKPLAPQIPTFLGIIMFGMGMSLTPDDFRNVFRQPKNVAIGTLLQFTIMPAVAFGLIHLFRLPPAIAIGVVLVGCCPGGTASNVISYIAHADVALSVSMTMVNTLLAPFVTPFLVWLIAGTWVDIDFVSMMLSIVKMVLLPLILGIGMNAFFPRQVSRIIRVMPMLSALVVILTVGCVVSMSGRAIVDNGLVILCVVILHNLCGMLLGGFCARHFGLDKAQCRAMTIEVGMQNSGLASTLALMYFTAAGGIAGAIFSVWHNVSGSLFASYCVGKDEEDQQEEEAGELVEEKNRN
- a CDS encoding WecB/TagA/CpsF family glycosyltransferase — its product is MDNKKPAMDILGVPVTPFSMAEAVAWLMARVEQELPTQVVTANAEIIMMAQQMPAYRALLQKTDLILADGAGTVWAGRTLGNQVPERVAGFDLFLELLKDGAHRGTKFFLFGAAPGIAEAAAAKAREIAPGVQIVGTRNGYFTKADEPEILRQINESDAQVLFAALGAPKQEFWLEEHRDALKPALRVGLGGSFDVLAGKMERAPKWMQEASLEWLFRLYKQPSRLGRMMALPKFVVKVLEAKHREK
- a CDS encoding glycosyltransferase family 2 protein is translated as MSTYFDIIMVPLQVLIVFFTIYYFVISLFGILPRKKEKKILTPKTTFAVIVAAHNEEKVIGELVENLHMLRYPDELYDIFVIADNCKDHTAEVARKAGALVYERFNQEEVGKGFALEWMFRQLFALDRQYDAVAIFDADNLVHPDFLKEMNNRFCKGERLIQGYLDVKNPNDSWVSGTFAINFWIVNHVWHLAKYTIGLSSVFGGTGMVIATEVLKKYGWKATCLTEDMEFTMKCLLEGIPTTWCQDAIIYDEKPQTFKASWNQRKRWAQGQFDVAGRYMWKLLKEGIRKRDIVILDGVIDVFQPYFMLISTFFVLCSTIYNFVPFYTNVLYALLPYHVWQVIGVAQYAIPAIILFKINAAPKSWFYTLFYPLLLYSWVPITILGFFHRHEHVWSHTIHTRSISFNDVLVPESAETGPKQIILPKEKR
- a CDS encoding phosphatidylserine decarboxylase, translating into MGGGEVVTKYKYYIVKEGYPFIGTMLAVAVLAGYLAGPVFAVPPVVLMIYFVYFFRNRVLDVKQDPNILYSPADGTVMGVEEIFDKEFLNEPAKKVTIFLSVFNVHTNRAPMTGLIKYMRYTCGGYEPAFRDSAPIVNERMAIGLDNGSNRILVIQIAGILARRIVSWTSLGSRLKQGECYGMIKFGSCTELVVPRSVEILVRKGDKVQGGISIIGRQKAE
- the mgtA gene encoding magnesium-translocating P-type ATPase; amino-acid sequence: MKKENMNKKIQAAAQVAQAKLQQAAALDVNGVLARYGASLTGLTEAQVEDSREKFGANRVTREKKKSLAARLIQAFVNPFTVILFVLAGVSTVTDIILPLKQGDMDSFNPVTVIIILTLLLISGVLRFVQETRSGDAAAKLLELITTTCTVIREGGKKQEIPLQDVTVGDLVFLSTGDMVPADLRILEAKDLFVSQSALTGESAPQEKVSQAVQDSEKKAVTELANLAFMGTNVISGSATGLVLGVGDHTLFGSMASSMAQEAPETNFTKGVNSVSWVLIRFMMAMVPLVFFINGITKGDWVAAFLFAISVAVGLTPEMLPMIVTTCLAKGAVSMSEKKTVVKSLNSIQSFGAMDVLCTDKTGTLTQDKVVLEYHLDANGRPSQRVLRYAYLNSYFQTGYKNFMDRAIIQKTEEEENADPRLVDLSENYRKVDEVPFDFARRRLSVVVIDPKGRTQMITKGAVEEMLGICSQVEQENGPVALTEDLRKRICQVADQLNDEGMRVIALARKINPSPVGAFGTKDERDMVLMGYLAFLDPPKETAAKAIEALKDHGVTTKVLTGDNEKTTRCICRQVGLPVEHILLGSDLEAMDRKQLEAEVERTTVFAKLSPDQKARVVEALQAKGHTVGFMGDGINDAPALKMADIGISVDSAVDVAKESADIILLEKSLMVLEEGIVEGRKTYANMIKYIKMTASSNFGNMFSVLAASALLPFLPMSSLQLLVLNLLYEISCIAIPWDNVDEDYLKVPRNWEASSIGSFMLWLGPTSSVFDWVTYLVLYFVICPQVLSGGLTYNHIAADAVVGQGPFAGMNLRDAYEALFQAGWFVESMWTQTLVIHMLRTPKLPFIQSHASAMLTALTCTGIALCTLLPFTGSLGRDLGFLPLPGWYFGFLALVIAGYMLLTTSIKKAYIRHYGSLL
- a CDS encoding peptide chain release factor 3; amino-acid sequence: MSELQEKIAKRRTFAIISHPDAGKTTLTEKLLLYGGAIHLAGSVKSRKANKHAVSDWMEIEKQRGISVTSSVLQFDYDGYRVNILDTPGHQDFSEDTYRTLIAADSAVMLIDAAKGVEPQTKKLFWVCHRRKLPIFTFVNKLDRYGRAPMDLMDEIEKVLHINAYPINWPIGTDGHYIGVYDRLKKQVELFDNDSSHGSKILKSTTGSLDDPAIKEAIGEANLQNLMDDIELLDMAGDEFDLAKVDAGELTPMFFGSAMTNFGVRSFLEKFLELSPEPQPRKLKDGGVVNPSDEDFTAFIFKIQANMNPAHRDRISFMRICSGVFEKGMTVWHVQGQKPVKLAQPQQFMAQERTTVEKAYPGDIIGVFDPGIFTIGDTLCNEKHPVQFEDFPIFPPEIFAKVQPKDSMKRKQFEKGIVQLAQEGAIQVFKQKDIGMESFVVGVVGVLQLEVLEYRLLNEYNAKLLLEQLPYSVARWVYADDPELIRNIKGLDNGMLVYDKLGRPVVLVSNEWNLNWILERNPGINFTQVPSEARAI